The window ACGCCGGGGCTGCGGGTACAATTACAGCGCAATTACCTCCACCCGCCCAAGCGAGATGAATGGGGAGACGTGTGTGCCTCGTGAACAGCAGCTTTGAAAGCCTCGCGCGCCCCTCTCATTACCCGCCCCCTCCACAAAGAGGCCTTTGAAGGTGAGCGCATGGCTCTCGGCTGGAGCCTAATTGAGCATCTTGTGCCGGACCCCAGTCCGGGTATAAAAGTGCCGGCGCAGGAGCCATCGCCACAGTCACAGGTCCTCCCTGCACCTCCGCTCAGCCCAGAACCAGAACCAGAACAGAACCCGACAGCATGTCCTACAGCCTCAGCTCCCGGTCCCTCTCCTCCCGCTCCCTGGGCGGCTGCCTGCGGTTCCCGTCCTCCTCCTGCGGCTCTTTCTACCCCGGCAACTCCTGCTCCGGCAACTTCTACCCTGGCAACACCTGCTCCGGCAACGTCTACCCCGGCAGCGCCTGCTCTGGCAATGTCTACCCCGGCAACGTGGCATACGCCCAGGGCACCTGCCAGCAGGACTCCCCGCCCTACGGCTGCCAGGAGACCTGCTGGGAGCCCGCCGGCTACCAGGCGCCCTCCTACGGCCGCAGGTCCTCCTCGCTCCGCCGGTCCTACGGGGCCACCTGCCCGGGCTCCCTGGGCTGCGGCAGCACCGGCCTCGGGCCTTTTGGTTACGGAGGCTCCGCTGCCCAGTCCCCCGGCTGTGGTGCCGGCTACTGCCGTCCCACCTACTTCTCGTCCAGGACCTACCAGGGCCCCTCTTTCCAGCCGGCCTGCGGCTCGGGCTGCTACGGACAGACTTACTGACGGGCTCTGACCCACGGGGACGGGGACGCCCGCGCCTGAGCAGCACCCCTGGACGTCCGGCCTCGGCCTCAGCCTGACCCGCCTCGCAGCCTCCTGA is drawn from Myotis daubentonii chromosome 3, mMyoDau2.1, whole genome shotgun sequence and contains these coding sequences:
- the LOC132229158 gene encoding keratin-associated protein 13-1-like codes for the protein MSYSLSSRSLSSRSLGGCLRFPSSSCGSFYPGNSCSGNFYPGNTCSGNVYPGSACSGNVYPGNVAYAQGTCQQDSPPYGCQETCWEPAGYQAPSYGRRSSSLRRSYGATCPGSLGCGSTGLGPFGYGGSAAQSPGCGAGYCRPTYFSSRTYQGPSFQPACGSGCYGQTY